One segment of Amycolatopsis alba DSM 44262 DNA contains the following:
- a CDS encoding amidohydrolase — translation MRLLPLDRSVLDATATILLPDELVTVDDATEGAAAVLVFGEEIAAVGSVDECRARAAGLGRPEPEVRRLPGTLLPGFVDPHAHPLMYGQMMTWVDCGPERASTIPEIVALLREAAENTPAGRPVRGYGYEHRNLAEKRHPRSGELDAVAEDREVYLMNASGHGGVVNSFTLRRNGVTRDTPDPDGGVFFRDEHGELTGELSDAACNILTGVTGVKVGRHGPNFHLEDEPEEHARQLAAAQEKFLAAGVTAIGDAQVTRREFDMYLRLDEAGLLKTRVHMYLLSHLLDQALEMGLHGAFGTTRLAFAGIKFYADGTLGGWTAYFPDGYVGDPCRTGQLYHDPKDYSALIDKAHEAGLQTATHAQSPDAIAMVLDAIEDAQRRNPRPDARHRIEHCGLPSPEQIERMAVLGVHPVNQPQHYFNWGEGVTDAVGTPGERFNPLGEFQAAGVPVTLSSDAPVAEPNPLEAIQTAVTRTTRRGHRLGGGDLLIDVRSAVAAHTIAGARVLGRERDLGSITPGKRADFVLLGENPLTCDPARIAGIEVLETWIDGEVAR, via the coding sequence ATGCGCTTGCTGCCCCTCGATCGTTCAGTCCTCGACGCGACCGCGACGATCCTGCTTCCCGATGAACTGGTGACCGTCGACGACGCCACCGAAGGCGCCGCCGCCGTGCTCGTGTTCGGCGAAGAGATCGCCGCGGTCGGCTCGGTGGACGAGTGCCGGGCCCGCGCGGCCGGTCTCGGCCGTCCGGAGCCGGAGGTCCGGCGCCTGCCGGGCACGCTCCTGCCCGGCTTCGTCGATCCGCACGCGCATCCCCTGATGTACGGGCAGATGATGACCTGGGTGGACTGCGGTCCCGAGCGGGCTTCGACCATCCCCGAGATCGTCGCGCTGCTGCGTGAGGCGGCCGAGAACACTCCGGCGGGCAGGCCCGTCCGAGGTTACGGCTACGAGCACCGCAACCTCGCCGAGAAACGCCATCCCCGCTCCGGAGAGCTCGACGCGGTCGCCGAAGACCGCGAGGTCTACCTCATGAACGCCAGCGGGCACGGCGGCGTGGTCAACAGCTTCACGTTACGGCGCAACGGCGTCACCCGTGACACCCCGGACCCCGACGGCGGGGTGTTCTTCCGCGACGAGCACGGCGAGCTCACCGGGGAGCTCTCGGACGCGGCGTGCAACATCCTCACCGGGGTCACCGGCGTGAAGGTCGGGCGGCACGGGCCGAACTTCCACCTCGAGGACGAGCCGGAGGAGCACGCGCGGCAACTGGCGGCCGCGCAGGAGAAGTTCCTCGCCGCCGGGGTGACCGCGATCGGCGACGCCCAGGTCACGCGCCGCGAGTTCGACATGTACCTGAGGCTGGACGAGGCCGGGCTGCTCAAGACGCGGGTGCACATGTACCTGCTGTCGCATCTGCTCGACCAGGCACTGGAAATGGGACTGCACGGCGCTTTCGGCACCACGCGTCTCGCGTTCGCTGGGATCAAGTTCTACGCCGACGGCACGCTCGGCGGGTGGACCGCGTACTTCCCGGACGGCTACGTCGGCGACCCGTGCCGCACCGGGCAGCTCTATCACGATCCCAAGGACTACTCCGCGCTGATCGACAAGGCGCACGAAGCCGGGCTTCAGACCGCGACCCACGCCCAGTCCCCCGACGCGATCGCCATGGTGCTCGACGCCATCGAGGACGCGCAGCGGCGGAATCCCCGGCCCGACGCCCGGCACCGCATCGAGCACTGTGGACTGCCGTCCCCTGAACAGATCGAGCGGATGGCCGTACTCGGCGTCCACCCGGTCAACCAGCCCCAGCACTACTTCAACTGGGGCGAAGGTGTCACCGACGCCGTCGGCACCCCCGGCGAGCGGTTCAACCCGCTCGGCGAGTTCCAGGCGGCGGGCGTGCCGGTCACGCTCAGCTCGGACGCCCCGGTCGCGGAGCCGAACCCGCTCGAAGCCATCCAGACCGCGGTCACCAGGACGACCCGGCGCGGCCACCGGCTCGGCGGCGGCGACCTCTTGATCGACGTCCGCTCGGCCGTCGCCGCGCATACGATCGCCGGCGCCCGCGTACTCGGCCGTGAGCGCGACCTGGGCTCGATCACCCCCGGCAAACGCGCCGATTTCGTGCTGCTCGGCGAGAATCCCCTCACCTGCGATCCCGCCCGGATCGCGGGCATCGAGGTGCTGGAGACCTGGATCGACGGCGAGGTGGCCCGATGA
- a CDS encoding MFS transporter, with amino-acid sequence MTVQTDTQSLRRARRAGLAAFVGTTIEWYDFYIYATAASLVFGTVFFPETGDRLTGVAAAFATYAVGFFARPLGGIVFGHIGDRVGRKSALVITLTMMGAATFLVGCLPGYAQIGTWAPILLVVLRFVQGLAVGGEWGGAVLMAVEHAPPDKKTFYGAFAQAGNPAGALLATGLFSLLSMGGPEMLADWGWRIPFFASALLIGVGLVVRLKVEESPVFEETTEDTGVPILYAVRTNWRPILLGICVLPVAVGGYYLVTTFATAYATDPAVGVSESLVLNALTIAAFVELAVSFGAAWLGDRFGRVRVVVIGLAGVAVLAAPQFLVLSTKNAALIIAAFVAMRLAMTATYSPIAAVLSQMFRPRARYTSISLSYQLAGALFGGLSPLASTLLFQATGSVWPAIGLLIGMCVLSIVCVLAAPQHTDDI; translated from the coding sequence ATGACCGTCCAAACCGACACACAGTCACTCCGGCGCGCCCGCCGGGCCGGGCTCGCCGCCTTCGTCGGCACCACGATCGAGTGGTACGACTTTTACATCTACGCCACGGCCGCGAGCCTCGTCTTCGGCACCGTGTTCTTCCCCGAAACCGGCGACAGGCTCACAGGAGTCGCGGCGGCCTTCGCCACGTACGCGGTCGGCTTCTTCGCGCGGCCTCTCGGCGGCATCGTGTTCGGGCACATCGGCGACCGCGTCGGCCGCAAGAGCGCGCTCGTGATCACCCTGACCATGATGGGAGCGGCGACCTTCCTGGTCGGCTGCCTGCCCGGATACGCCCAGATCGGCACGTGGGCGCCCATCCTGCTCGTGGTACTCAGGTTCGTCCAGGGGCTGGCCGTCGGCGGCGAGTGGGGCGGCGCCGTGCTCATGGCCGTCGAGCACGCGCCACCGGACAAGAAGACCTTCTACGGCGCCTTCGCGCAGGCGGGAAACCCCGCGGGCGCGTTGCTGGCCACCGGCCTGTTCAGTCTCCTGAGCATGGGCGGCCCCGAAATGCTCGCCGACTGGGGCTGGCGGATCCCGTTCTTCGCGTCCGCGTTGCTGATCGGCGTCGGGCTCGTCGTGCGGCTGAAGGTCGAGGAGTCACCGGTCTTCGAGGAGACCACGGAAGACACCGGCGTCCCCATCCTGTACGCGGTGCGGACGAACTGGCGGCCGATCCTGCTGGGCATCTGCGTGCTGCCCGTCGCGGTCGGCGGCTACTACCTCGTCACCACGTTCGCGACGGCGTACGCGACCGATCCGGCCGTCGGCGTCTCCGAATCGCTCGTGCTCAACGCGCTCACCATCGCCGCTTTCGTGGAACTGGCCGTGAGCTTCGGCGCGGCGTGGCTCGGCGATCGCTTCGGCCGGGTGCGGGTGGTCGTGATCGGCCTTGCCGGCGTCGCCGTGCTCGCGGCCCCGCAGTTCCTGGTGCTCTCGACCAAGAACGCGGCGCTGATCATCGCGGCGTTCGTCGCGATGCGCCTGGCGATGACGGCGACCTACAGCCCGATCGCCGCCGTCCTGTCGCAGATGTTCCGCCCGCGGGCGCGGTACACGAGCATCTCGCTGTCGTATCAGCTGGCGGGCGCGCTCTTCGGCGGACTCTCGCCGCTGGCGTCGACCCTGCTGTTCCAGGCGACCGGCAGTGTCTGGCCGGCGATCGGCCTGCTGATCGGCATGTGCGTGCTCAGTATCGTCTGTGTGCTGGCCGCGCCGCAGCACACCGACGACATCTAG
- a CDS encoding succinic semialdehyde dehydrogenase — MTVTPLALTRPASVIDAFLRRLAARVPGSSGATWKLAEVYTGDVLVELPQSTPADIEQAFTTARSAQAKWAATPLKKRLEVFKRAHTLFVDNAPIVTDLIQVESGKNRRMAIEETCDPAMVMSHYLTRAAKLLAPTKRGGPVPFVTTSTEIRQPKGVVGIIAPWNFPFATGISDAIPALMAGNAVVLKPDNKTALSPLYGVELLEQAGLPKGLFQVVCGEGPDVGPTLIDHANYVMFTGSTATGRVIGERAGRNLIGCCLELGGKNPMIVLEDADLAEAAQGAIFGAFGNTGQICMHIERIYLPESRYDEFKNAYVAKTKALDVRAAYDFGPDMGSLVSVDHMNRVKSHVEDAVAKGATVLCGGKPRPDLGPAFFEPTILEGVTKDMLCGVTETFGPVVALHKYVTVDEAVALANDTEYGLNASVWGGDVDAARAVASRIESGNVNINDILATAYAAKGTPSGGVKNSGVGARHGDQGLLKYTDVKNVAVLKKQVMGPRGGQTYEKYVEGMLSGLKLMRRLRIR; from the coding sequence ATGACCGTCACACCGCTCGCGCTCACCCGTCCGGCGTCGGTGATCGACGCGTTCCTGCGCCGCCTCGCCGCCCGTGTGCCGGGCTCGTCCGGCGCGACCTGGAAGCTCGCCGAGGTCTACACCGGCGACGTGCTCGTCGAGCTGCCCCAGTCGACACCCGCCGACATCGAGCAGGCATTCACCACGGCGCGCTCCGCGCAAGCGAAGTGGGCTGCCACGCCGCTCAAGAAGCGCCTGGAGGTGTTCAAGCGGGCGCACACGCTCTTCGTCGACAACGCGCCGATCGTCACCGACCTCATCCAGGTCGAGAGCGGCAAGAACCGCCGGATGGCCATCGAGGAGACCTGTGACCCGGCGATGGTCATGAGCCATTACCTCACGAGGGCCGCGAAACTGCTGGCACCGACCAAACGCGGGGGACCGGTCCCGTTCGTGACGACGTCGACCGAGATCCGGCAGCCCAAGGGGGTCGTCGGCATCATCGCGCCCTGGAACTTCCCTTTCGCCACCGGCATTTCCGACGCCATCCCGGCGCTGATGGCCGGGAACGCGGTCGTGCTGAAGCCCGACAACAAGACGGCGCTCTCCCCGCTGTACGGCGTCGAGCTGCTGGAGCAGGCCGGATTGCCGAAGGGGCTGTTCCAGGTGGTGTGCGGTGAGGGCCCGGACGTCGGGCCCACGCTCATCGACCACGCGAACTACGTGATGTTCACCGGTTCCACGGCCACCGGCCGGGTGATCGGCGAGCGGGCGGGCCGCAACCTCATCGGCTGCTGTCTCGAACTCGGGGGCAAGAACCCGATGATCGTGCTCGAAGACGCCGACCTGGCCGAGGCCGCACAGGGCGCGATCTTCGGTGCTTTCGGCAACACCGGGCAGATCTGCATGCACATCGAGCGGATCTACCTGCCGGAGTCCCGCTACGACGAGTTCAAGAACGCGTACGTGGCCAAGACCAAGGCTCTCGACGTCCGCGCCGCCTACGACTTCGGACCCGACATGGGTTCGCTCGTCTCCGTCGACCACATGAACCGCGTCAAGTCACACGTCGAGGACGCCGTCGCGAAGGGCGCCACCGTCCTTTGCGGAGGAAAGCCCCGGCCCGATCTCGGCCCGGCGTTCTTCGAGCCGACGATTCTCGAAGGCGTCACGAAGGACATGCTCTGCGGTGTCACCGAAACCTTCGGACCCGTTGTCGCGCTGCACAAGTACGTCACGGTCGACGAGGCCGTCGCGCTGGCCAACGACACCGAATACGGCCTCAATGCCTCGGTCTGGGGCGGTGACGTCGACGCCGCCCGCGCCGTGGCCTCGCGGATCGAGTCCGGCAACGTCAACATCAACGACATCCTGGCCACCGCGTACGCCGCGAAGGGGACGCCGTCCGGCGGCGTCAAGAACTCGGGCGTCGGCGCCCGCCACGGGGACCAGGGCCTGCTCAAGTACACCGACGTCAAGAACGTGGCGGTGCTCAAGAAGCAGGTCATGGGTCCCCGCGGCGGCCAGACCTACGAGAAGTACGTCGAGGGGATGCTCTCCGGGCTGAAACTCATGCGGCGCCTGCGTATCCGCTAG
- a CDS encoding GMC family oxidoreductase, with product MANRAARGDEADYVVVGSGSSGAAIAGRLAESGASVIVLEAGKSDERMLVRKPGLVGPMHAVPQLKKPFDWGYYSVPQKHVLDRRMPVPRGKVVGGSSSINGMVYVRGNRANFDSWAAEGNKGWDADSVNAAYKRMEDFEDGESEFRGKGGPIRVTRNKIPQEGTLQFVQATADAIGCEILDDYNAESQEGVSRMQQNAADGLRYSASRGYIHELAPATLQVQSGVLAKKVLVENGRAVGVEVVDADGSRRTLRAGKEVILSAGFVGSAQLLMLSGIGHAEHLKEHGIDVVADLPVGDNLHDHMFHALTFRASSSKNKGTPPYFATGLVKELMRPGTTFLANSVFEAVAFLKTSQATTIPDLQLHLLPWAYVTPNQDAPIRHDVDKRPALTVLTTLIYPKSRGTLRLASADPTAAPLIDFQYLSDPADLEVLGEGSEMVREIFSSKAFNGSIKEELHPGKALQGQELRDAILNRATSVYHGVGTCRMGVDELAVVGPDLKVRGVEGLRVCDASIMPSITGGNTNAPAIMIGEMGAQLVLSDN from the coding sequence ATGGCGAACAGGGCTGCGCGCGGCGACGAGGCCGACTACGTGGTCGTCGGATCGGGCAGCTCGGGTGCCGCGATCGCCGGCAGGCTGGCGGAGTCCGGAGCCAGCGTGATCGTGCTCGAAGCAGGCAAGAGCGACGAGCGGATGCTCGTCAGGAAACCGGGACTGGTCGGCCCGATGCACGCGGTGCCCCAGCTCAAGAAACCCTTCGACTGGGGCTACTACTCGGTGCCGCAGAAACACGTTCTCGATCGCCGGATGCCGGTGCCGCGTGGCAAGGTGGTCGGCGGCTCCAGCTCCATCAACGGCATGGTCTACGTGCGCGGCAACCGCGCCAACTTCGACTCCTGGGCGGCCGAGGGCAACAAGGGCTGGGACGCCGACAGCGTCAACGCCGCGTACAAGCGGATGGAGGATTTCGAGGACGGCGAGAGCGAGTTCCGGGGCAAGGGCGGGCCGATCCGGGTCACCCGCAACAAGATCCCGCAGGAGGGCACGCTGCAGTTCGTCCAGGCGACCGCCGACGCGATCGGCTGCGAGATCCTCGACGACTACAACGCCGAGTCGCAAGAGGGCGTCAGCAGGATGCAGCAGAATGCCGCCGACGGCCTGCGCTACAGCGCCTCGCGCGGGTACATCCACGAGCTCGCGCCCGCCACGCTGCAGGTCCAGTCCGGTGTGCTGGCGAAGAAGGTCCTCGTCGAGAATGGCCGCGCGGTCGGCGTCGAGGTCGTCGACGCGGACGGGAGCAGGCGGACGCTGCGCGCGGGCAAGGAGGTCATCCTCTCGGCGGGCTTCGTCGGCTCCGCGCAACTGCTGATGCTGTCCGGGATCGGTCACGCCGAACACCTGAAGGAACACGGCATCGACGTCGTCGCGGACCTGCCGGTCGGCGACAACCTGCACGACCACATGTTCCACGCGCTGACCTTCCGCGCGTCGTCGAGCAAGAACAAGGGCACGCCGCCCTACTTCGCCACCGGCCTCGTGAAGGAGCTTATGCGGCCGGGCACGACCTTCCTGGCGAACTCGGTCTTCGAAGCGGTCGCGTTCCTCAAGACCTCCCAGGCCACCACGATCCCCGACCTCCAGCTGCACCTCCTGCCGTGGGCGTACGTGACGCCCAACCAGGACGCCCCGATCCGGCACGACGTCGACAAGCGGCCCGCGCTCACCGTGCTGACCACGCTGATCTACCCGAAGAGCCGCGGCACGCTGCGGCTCGCCTCGGCCGATCCCACGGCGGCGCCGCTCATCGACTTCCAGTACCTGTCCGATCCGGCAGACCTCGAAGTGCTCGGCGAGGGCTCGGAGATGGTCCGCGAGATCTTCTCTTCGAAGGCGTTCAACGGCTCGATCAAGGAAGAGCTCCACCCTGGCAAGGCGCTTCAGGGCCAGGAACTGCGCGACGCGATCCTGAACCGCGCGACCTCGGTCTACCACGGCGTCGGCACCTGCCGGATGGGCGTCGACGAACTCGCTGTCGTCGGTCCCGACCTCAAGGTCCGCGGCGTCGAGGGACTGCGGGTCTGCGACGCCTCGATCATGCCGTCGATCACCGGCGGCAACACCAACGCGCCCGCCATCATGATCGGTGAGATGGGCGCGCAGCTCGTCCTCTCGGACAACTGA
- a CDS encoding LLM class F420-dependent oxidoreductase — protein sequence MRFAIKTSPQDTVWSDMLAVWQAADEIELFESGWTFDHFYPIFSDSTGPCLEGWVTLTALAQATKRLRLGTLVSGIHYRHPALLANMAATLDIVSGGRLEIGIGAGWNEEESGAYGMELGTIKERSDRFEEGCEVLVGLLTQETTTFQGEHYQLTDARCEPKGVQKPHPPICIGGSGEKRTLRTAAKYAQHWNFVGGTPEEFAHKREVLHRHCADIGRDPSEITLSSHVRLSADGDYAKVAADAEALGEAGLDLAIIYLPPPHTPAVLEPLAKALEPLR from the coding sequence ATGCGATTCGCCATCAAGACTTCGCCCCAGGACACCGTTTGGTCCGACATGCTCGCGGTATGGCAGGCCGCCGACGAGATCGAACTCTTCGAATCCGGCTGGACCTTCGACCATTTCTATCCCATTTTCTCTGATTCGACCGGTCCGTGCCTGGAAGGGTGGGTGACCCTCACCGCGCTCGCCCAGGCCACGAAACGGCTCCGGCTGGGCACGCTGGTCAGCGGGATCCACTACCGCCACCCCGCGCTGCTCGCGAACATGGCCGCGACGCTCGACATCGTTTCCGGCGGCCGCCTGGAGATCGGGATCGGTGCGGGCTGGAACGAAGAGGAGTCCGGCGCGTACGGCATGGAACTGGGCACGATCAAGGAGCGCAGTGACCGGTTCGAGGAAGGCTGCGAGGTCCTCGTCGGGCTGCTGACCCAGGAGACCACCACTTTCCAGGGGGAGCACTACCAGCTGACCGACGCCCGTTGCGAGCCGAAGGGCGTGCAGAAGCCGCATCCGCCGATCTGCATCGGTGGCAGCGGCGAGAAGCGGACCTTGCGCACGGCCGCGAAGTACGCCCAGCACTGGAACTTCGTCGGCGGTACGCCGGAAGAGTTCGCGCACAAACGTGAAGTCCTGCACCGGCACTGCGCGGACATCGGCCGGGACCCGAGCGAGATCACGCTGTCCTCGCATGTCCGCCTCAGCGCCGACGGCGACTACGCCAAGGTCGCCGCGGACGCCGAAGCCCTCGGTGAAGCGGGTCTCGACCTGGCGATCATCTACCTGCCGCCGCCGCACACCCCCGCCGTTCTGGAGCCGCTGGCGAAGGCTCTCGAACCGCTGCGCTGA
- a CDS encoding S1 family peptidase, whose amino-acid sequence MRLPRSRFLLGLVLVLWVAWPPTAQADAPAPLGGGSVLQSRCTAGFAAVAGNTGYLIASSACGRPGDTVRSAGRVVGVVVADQVPPTGAIVIRVTNTTDWRLVGSIPPVDSRVTITGSAEAPVGASVCRYGSTTGWHCGTIQGKNQTITFPGGTLTGLTRTSVCAEPGDAGGPFVSGTQAQGVLVGGSGNCSTGGTTYFLPVNRVLSAYGLTILAGTS is encoded by the coding sequence ATGAGGCTGCCCCGATCCCGTTTCCTGCTCGGCCTGGTCCTTGTGCTCTGGGTGGCCTGGCCGCCGACCGCGCAAGCGGACGCTCCGGCCCCGCTCGGCGGCGGGAGCGTGCTGCAGAGCCGGTGCACGGCGGGATTCGCGGCTGTCGCAGGTAATACCGGCTACCTGATCGCGAGTTCCGCCTGCGGCAGGCCCGGCGACACGGTCCGCAGCGCGGGACGTGTCGTCGGGGTGGTCGTGGCGGACCAGGTTCCGCCGACCGGTGCGATCGTCATCCGGGTGACCAACACGACCGACTGGCGGCTGGTGGGATCCATTCCTCCCGTCGACAGCCGGGTGACGATCACCGGCTCGGCCGAAGCCCCGGTCGGCGCGTCGGTGTGCAGGTACGGCTCGACCACCGGCTGGCATTGCGGAACCATCCAGGGGAAGAACCAGACGATCACCTTCCCAGGGGGAACGTTGACCGGACTGACCAGGACCTCCGTCTGCGCCGAGCCTGGCGACGCCGGGGGGCCGTTCGTCAGCGGAACGCAGGCGCAGGGAGTGCTGGTGGGCGGCAGCGGGAACTGTTCCACCGGAGGCACCACGTACTTCCTCCCGGTCAACCGGGTCCTGTCGGCCTACGGGCTGACCATCCTGGCCGGGACTAGCTGA
- a CDS encoding LLM class flavin-dependent oxidoreductase yields MKKIGFLSFGHWSASAHSETRSAADFLLQSIDLAVAAEELGVDGAYFRVHHFARQAGSPFPLLSAIGARTSKIEIGTGVIDMRYENPMYMAEDAGAADLISGGRLQLGVSRGSPEQVIDGWRYFGYGPAEGETAADMARQRTEVFLKVLDGEGFAQPNPRPMFANPPGLLRLEPYSEGLRDRIWWGSSSNATAVWAAELGMNLQSSTLKDDETGEPLHVQQRKQIEAYREAWKEAGHEREPRVSVSRSIFALTSDLDRAYFGRDRDSRDQVGMIDETTRAIFGRSYAAEPDELVRELKADEAIQAADTLLLTIPNQLGVEYNAHVLESILTHVAPELGWR; encoded by the coding sequence GTGAAGAAGATTGGTTTTCTCTCGTTCGGCCACTGGTCGGCGAGTGCGCACTCCGAGACCCGGTCCGCCGCCGACTTTCTGCTTCAGTCGATCGACCTGGCCGTCGCGGCCGAGGAGCTCGGCGTGGACGGCGCGTACTTCCGTGTGCACCACTTCGCGCGTCAGGCGGGTAGTCCGTTCCCGTTGCTGTCGGCGATCGGGGCGCGGACCTCGAAGATCGAGATCGGGACCGGCGTGATCGACATGCGCTACGAGAACCCGATGTACATGGCCGAGGACGCGGGCGCCGCAGACCTCATTTCCGGTGGCAGGCTCCAGCTCGGTGTCAGCCGGGGATCCCCGGAGCAGGTGATCGACGGCTGGCGTTACTTCGGCTACGGGCCCGCGGAGGGGGAGACGGCCGCGGACATGGCCCGGCAGCGGACCGAGGTCTTCCTCAAGGTGCTCGACGGGGAGGGCTTCGCGCAGCCGAACCCGCGTCCGATGTTCGCCAATCCGCCGGGGCTGCTCCGGCTCGAGCCGTACTCCGAGGGGCTGCGCGACCGGATCTGGTGGGGATCCAGTTCGAACGCGACCGCGGTCTGGGCCGCGGAGCTGGGCATGAATCTGCAGAGTTCCACGCTCAAGGACGACGAGACGGGGGAGCCGCTGCACGTCCAGCAGCGTAAGCAGATCGAGGCCTATCGCGAAGCGTGGAAAGAGGCCGGTCACGAACGTGAGCCGCGGGTGTCGGTCAGCCGGAGCATCTTCGCGTTGACCAGCGACCTCGACCGCGCCTACTTCGGCCGCGACCGTGACTCGCGTGACCAGGTCGGCATGATCGACGAGACGACCAGGGCGATCTTCGGGCGGTCGTACGCGGCCGAGCCGGACGAGCTGGTGCGGGAGCTCAAGGCCGACGAGGCGATCCAGGCCGCGGACACCTTGCTGCTGACCATTCCGAATCAGCTCGGTGTCGAGTACAACGCGCACGTGCTGGAAAGCATTCTCACGCACGTGGCTCCGGAGCTCGGCTGGCGCTGA
- a CDS encoding PqqD family peptide modification chaperone, which translates to MRIGGIVRCIAADVRDPDGWVWALLETLDGTRTVDQVVADLVRRFPARSENENDVREALADFVEAGYVEDAFDPPPDRIDPVTSSSRRAHARRHLR; encoded by the coding sequence ATGCGAATCGGCGGCATCGTGCGCTGTATCGCCGCAGACGTCCGGGATCCGGACGGGTGGGTGTGGGCGCTGCTGGAAACCCTCGACGGGACGCGAACGGTGGATCAGGTGGTCGCCGACCTGGTCCGCCGGTTCCCTGCGCGCTCTGAGAATGAGAATGACGTACGCGAAGCGCTCGCTGATTTCGTCGAGGCCGGCTATGTCGAGGACGCGTTCGACCCACCTCCTGACCGAATCGATCCAGTTACCTCTTCATCGCGTCGAGCGCACGCACGAAGGCATCTTCGGTAA
- a CDS encoding exonuclease domain-containing protein — MTSLRGFAVVDTETTGIRPGYRHRIAEIAVVHVDFSGEVTDEWSTLVNPDRDLGPQAIHGIRAAEVRRAPKFEQFAGDVLELFRGRVPVAHNLPFDAMHLRAEFARLDVDLSRYLSGGVCTMRLAGDVFPGMRRSLVECCKAVGVDGVRFHTALGDALATAQLFGRLVEGAPDLASFRLRGLPDVYGDLPSMPQGLVKPVHRQAAGHAEPHFLARLVDRVPREGKPEVDAYLAVLDRALLDRQISVSEADALIDVAHDLGLHKAEVIQLHHGYLRSLAQAAWADGHVSVGERRDLEAVAALLGLVADEVDLVLREEQPTRVERSRSQVVEVNIGGLVLRPGDRIVLTGTMRRQRGELTAEALALGLQVISSVSRKTRVVAAADPDSLSGKAKDARALGVPVVTEDAFVRALDAMKR, encoded by the coding sequence ATGACGTCGCTTCGTGGGTTCGCGGTCGTCGACACCGAGACAACGGGGATACGGCCTGGTTACCGACATCGAATCGCCGAGATCGCGGTCGTCCATGTCGATTTCTCCGGCGAGGTCACCGACGAGTGGTCGACCCTGGTGAACCCGGACCGTGATCTCGGCCCTCAGGCCATCCATGGCATCCGCGCCGCTGAGGTGCGTCGTGCTCCGAAGTTCGAGCAGTTCGCCGGCGACGTGCTCGAGCTCTTCCGAGGTCGTGTTCCTGTCGCGCACAACCTGCCGTTCGACGCCATGCACCTGCGTGCCGAATTCGCCCGCCTGGACGTGGACCTGTCCCGGTACCTGTCCGGTGGCGTGTGCACCATGAGGCTCGCAGGCGACGTTTTCCCTGGGATGCGAAGGTCGCTCGTCGAGTGCTGCAAGGCTGTCGGCGTGGACGGCGTGCGGTTCCATACTGCGCTCGGTGATGCCCTTGCCACGGCCCAGCTGTTCGGTCGACTGGTAGAAGGCGCCCCGGACCTAGCCTCATTTCGGCTTCGTGGCTTGCCGGATGTGTATGGGGACCTGCCTTCCATGCCTCAAGGTCTGGTCAAGCCGGTACACCGGCAGGCGGCCGGTCACGCCGAGCCGCACTTCCTTGCCCGGTTGGTGGATCGTGTCCCTCGTGAGGGGAAGCCCGAGGTCGACGCGTACCTCGCCGTCCTGGATAGAGCATTGCTTGATCGGCAGATCTCGGTTTCGGAAGCCGATGCGCTGATCGATGTCGCTCATGACCTCGGCCTGCACAAGGCGGAGGTCATCCAGTTGCACCACGGCTACTTACGCAGCCTCGCGCAAGCCGCTTGGGCGGACGGGCACGTGTCCGTGGGAGAGCGACGAGATCTGGAAGCGGTAGCTGCCCTTCTCGGCCTTGTTGCCGATGAGGTCGATCTCGTTCTCCGTGAGGAACAGCCCACGCGGGTGGAACGATCTCGGTCCCAGGTCGTAGAGGTCAATATCGGAGGGCTTGTGCTGCGCCCTGGTGACCGGATCGTTCTGACCGGAACGATGCGCCGTCAGCGCGGCGAACTCACCGCAGAAGCGCTGGCCCTCGGCCTTCAGGTGATCAGCTCAGTGAGCAGGAAGACCCGAGTCGTTGCCGCCGCGGACCCGGATTCGTTATCCGGCAAAGCAAAGGACGCGCGGGCTCTAGGAGTTCCCGTTGTTACCGAAGATGCCTTCGTGCGTGCGCTCGACGCGATGAAGAGGTAA